One Pocillopora verrucosa isolate sample1 chromosome 10, ASM3666991v2, whole genome shotgun sequence genomic window carries:
- the LOC131799225 gene encoding uncharacterized protein, protein MGTASGFLGDVQQAKDNHLREVNIRLRTLEPDHVHLARSYTDLGTVCLALGKYEQAKKYLGCALDISLRNFGPGHVDVATSYNDLGTVCGALGEFRRAKDYYGRALNIRLKKLGPENVDTAASYSGLGTVFCALGELHQAKKYHDRALDIRLIELGSEHVDVAHSYSGLGTVHFALNELQRAKEYHDLALNIRLKKLGPEHVEVAASYSGLGTVSCALGEFQQGKEYHGRALDIRLIELGSEHVDVAYSYSGLGTVCFALGEFEQANKYLGRALDIRLRNFGPGHVDVATSYNDLGTVCGALGEFRRAKDYYGRALNIRLKKLGPENVDTAASYSGLGTVFCALGELQKAKKYHDRALDIRLIKLGSEHVDVAHSYSGLGTVCFALGELHQAKEYHDRALNICLKNLGPEHVDVAASYSDLGTVCGALDEFQRAKEYHDLALNIRLKKLGPEHVEVAASYSGLGTVSCALGEFQQAKEYHGRALDIRLKNLEPEHVDVADSYSGLGTVCGAFGEFQQAKEYHGRALDIRVKNLGPEHVYVAASYSALGTVTHDLGEFQQAKDYHGRALDIRLKNLGPAHDFVALSYYDLGIVCSSLGDLVGAKDNFERARNVLAERSRGELFVVMVCSDVNLAYTCDDIGTPKQAKDLNERVQIIRRKNDRSERADVSPLCTFQTVHPVPPYIMARGPNAKAAYQRALETGKTFDKRAKILFIGQDRVGKTSVLRSLKGEPFRQDESSTEGVQIDMPLKHVGEKPWKTSKEEQEKSTFHHKCALNICKQLLPEPPNQIYVDSDVARQTETDETQRTEGVIDEKGSNQGFFNEVGPKGSPKGKRDHDIQPRTQMNSDRIYPVRQEDNGHNEKRNSAENLSKKESVKDDGIWPVCMDFGGQAIYRAIHPILVSGEAVYLLVVDLTKELSAPAQCFVKEPGYDEVKIPSPDKNDSNLDHIMKWMDTVNSFKHKKNGKVLPPVILVGTHADLVQGDPDIVITNVKDVICGTVREFSEHIIGKTFALNNTLAGKKPEEEDLQVVGLRKEILKVADTMPHTKVEVPLKWLQVENEVCNLASRGTKYVTRQDFRNNICDEICKFEVEDDYEELLHFLHDRGTVVYHGRAGDLGSLVVLNPKWLIDVLCQIITVEKQKKEETYISNLREDLGKYGILDAKLLDYSCTKLGVGDIKESLLFLMKKFNLLCEYTGKDGVSLYLVPCMLTSPPHDAFMSDVSANPGPAPVYVTFTAQYVPGGLFPRMVVLFLEFAQRRVACDQPKLWANFARFFVGDHTAVDFVCYKRVIKVDVWNYIDQIMNPVYTEPNVCREVLSFLKTTLERLHEENHWLQTVSWDLCARCNLCRPQIVPGTTKCYWHAKADCCHDDCAHYVSLTRKPVVCSHTLRRTPLCPPRTWSQVLDDANDKNYSGQSLQSFPQTEGVSSLARCSSIYFGKRVLPYQTAQSMVPAKIARTDFDRPETNQGGETFIPEEVSLAGKKLKESTLRSDDHQGLSNSISKDWRKLGRRLGILEEDLDNIDERRRDLCEKAYQMLRLWKEKNASNATYRVLCQALCHECLNRRDLAERFCFR, encoded by the exons ATGGGAACCGCATCTGGGTTCCTTGGTGATGttcagcaagcaaaggacaatCATCTTCGTGAGGTGAATATTCGTTTGAGGACTTTAGAACCTGATCATGTTCACTTGGCAAGGTCTTACACTGACTTGGGGACCGTGTGTCTTGCCCTTGGTAAATATGAGCAAGCAAAGAAATATCTTGGTTGTGCGCTGGATATTAGTTTGAGGAATTTTGGACCTGGACATGTTGACGTGGCAACTTCTTACAATGACTTGGGGACCGTATGTGGAGCCCTCGGTGAATTTCGGCGAGCAAAGGATTATTATGGTCGTGCGCTGAATATTCGTTTGAAGAAattaggacctgagaatgttgACACGGCAGCTTCTTACAGTGGCTTGGGGACTGTATTTTGTGCCCTTGGTGAACTTCATCAAGCAAAGAAGTATCATGATCGTGCATTGGATATCCGTTTGATAGAATTAGGATCTGAGCATGTTGACGTGGCACATTCTTACAGTGGCTTGGGGACCGTACATTTTGCCCTTAATGAATTACAGCGTGCAAAGGAGTATCATGATCTTGCGCTGAATATTCGTTTGAAGAAATTAGGACCTGAACATGTTGAAGTGGCAGCTTCTTACAGTGGCTTGGGGACCGTATCTTGTGCCCTTGGTGAATTTCAGCAAGGAAAGGAGTATCATGGTCGTGCATTGGATATCCGTTTGATAGAATTAGGATCTGAGCATGTTGACGTGGCATATTCTTACAGTGGCTTGGGGACCGTATGTTTTGCCCTTGGTGAATTTGAGCAAGCAAACAAATATCTTGGTCGTGCGCTGGATATTCGTTTGAGGAATTTTGGACCTGGGCATGTTGACGTGGCAACTTCTTACAATGACTTGGGGACCGTATGTGGAGCCCTCGGTGAATTTCGGCGAGCAAAGGATTATTATGGTCGTGCGCTGAATATTCGTTTGAAGAAattaggacctgagaatgttgACACGGCAGCTTCTTACAGTGGCTTGGGGACTGTATTTTGTGCCCTTGGTGAActtcagaaagcaaagaagtaTCATGATCGTGCATTGGATATCCGTTTGATAAAATTAGGATCTGAGCATGTTGACGTGGCACATTCTTACAGTGGCTTGGGGACCGTATGTTTTGCCCTTGGTGAACTTCATCAAGCAAAGGAATATCATGATCGTGCGTTGAATATttgtttgaagaatttaggaccCGAGCATGTTGACGTGGCAGCTTCTTACAGTGACTTGGGGACCGTATGTGGAGCCCTTGATGAATTTCAGCGTGCAAAGGAGTATCATGATCTTGCGCTGAATATTCGTTTGAAGAAATTAGGACCTGAACATGTTGAAGTGGCAGCTTCTTACAGTGGCTTGGGGACCGTATCTTGTGCCCTTGGTGAATTTCAGCAAGCAAAGGAGTATCATGGTCGTGCGCTGGATATTCGTTTGAAGAATTTAGAACCTGAGCATGTTGACGTGGCAGATTCTTACAGTGGCTTGGGGACCGTATGTGGTGCCTTTGGTGAATTTCAGCAAGCAAAGGAATATCATGGTCGTGCGCTGGATATTCGTGTGAAGAATTTAGGACCTGAGCACGTTTACGTGGCAGCTTCTTACAGTGCTCTGGGGACCGTAACTCATGACCTTGGTGAATTTCAGCAAGCAAAAGACTATCATGGTCGTGCGCTGGATATtcgtttgaagaatttaggaccTGCGCACGATTTCGTGGCACTTTCTTACTATGACTTGGGGATCGTATGTAGTTCCCTTGGTGATCTTGTGGGCGCAAAGGATAACTTTGAGCGTGCGCGTAACGTTCTAGCGGAGAGGTCGAGAGGTGAACTTTTTGTGGTGATGGTGTGTTCTGACGTAAACCTGGCCTACACCTGTGATGACATTGGTACCCCTAAGCAGGCAAAAGATTTGAATGAACGAGTGCAAATCATTCGTCGCAAAAATGATAGGTCTGAAAGAGCTGATGTCTCTCCTCTGTGCACGTTTCAAACTGTGCACCCAGTCCCGCCTTATATTATGGCCAGAGGACCCAACGCGAAGGCCGCTTACCAGAGAGCTCTTGAAACGGGAAAGACATTCGATAAGCGGGCTAAAATCTTGTTCATTGGCCAAGACCGGGTTGGCAAAACTAGTGTCTTACGTTCTCTGAAAGGTGAACCATTCCGACAAGATGAGTCGAGCACAGAAGGGGTGCAAATAGACATGCCTCTGAAACATGTTGGTGAAAAACCATGGAAGACTTCCAAagaggaacaagaaaaaagtacCTTCCATCACAAATGTGCTCTAAATATTTGTAAGCAGTTACTACCTGAACCACCAAACCAAATTTACGTGGACAGCGATGTTGCGAGGCAAACAGAGACTGATGAGACACAGAGAACAGAGGGGGTAATCGACGAAAAAGGATCAAACCAGG gattctTCAATGAGGTTGGACCGAAGGGCTCACCAAAG GGAAAGCGAGATCATGACATACAACCGAGGACTCAGATGAACTCAGATAGAATTTATCCGGTAAGACAAGAAGACAACGGGCATAATGAGAAGCGAAACAGTGCTGAAAACCTCTCGAAGAAAGAGTCAGTAAAGGATGACGGCATTTGGCCAGTTTGCATGGATTTTGGTGGTCAAGCCATTTACCGTGCTATTCATCCTATTCTCGTTTCGGGTGAAGCAGTTTATCTGCTAGTGGTTGATCTTACCAAAGAGCTTTCTGCCCCAGCCCAATGTTTCGTGAAAGAGCCTGGTTACGACGAAGTTAAGATTCCGTCTCCTGACAAGAATGACTCAAACCTAGATCACATTATGAAGTGGATGGACACGGTGAATTCCTTCAAACACAAAAAGAATGGCAAAGTATTACCACCTGTCATTTTGGTCGGAACACACGCCGACCTTGTACAGGGAGACCCCGATATCGTGATTACCAATGTAAAGGACGTCATTTGTGGCACAGTAAGAGAGTTCAGTGAACACAtaattggaaaaacatttgcattGAACAACACTCTTGCTGGTAAGAAACCAGAGGAAGAAGATCTCCAAGTTGTTGGCTTACGGAAAGAGATTCTGAAGGTTGCAGATACCATGCCACATACAAAAGTTGAGGTTCCTTTGAAGTGGCTTCAAGTGGAAAATGAAGTTTGTAATCTAGCGAGCAGGGGGACAAAGTATGTCACAAGGCAAGACTTCCGAAATAATATCTGTGACGAAATTTGCAAATTTGAGGTCGAAGATGACTATGAAGAACTTTTACACTTTTTGCACGATCGTGGCACAGTGGTTTATCATGGTAGAGCTGGCGATTTAGGTAGTCTAGTTGTTTTGAATCCAAAGTGGTTGATTGATGTTTTGTGTCAGATAATAACggttgaaaaacagaaaaaggaggAAACTTACATTTCAAATCTCCGCGAAGATCTTGGCAAGTACGGCATTCTTGATGCTAAACTGCTTGATTACTCTTGCACAAAACTGGGCGTTGGCGACATCAAGGAGTCTTTACTTTTCCTCATGAAGAAGTTCAACCTTCTTTGTGAATATACGGGAAAAGATGGCGTTTCCTTGTATCTTGTTCCGTGCATGTTGACTTCCCCACCGCACGACGCATTTATGTCAGACGTTTCTGCTAACCCCGGCCCTGCACCCGTTTATGTCACATTCACCGCTCAGTACGTCCCTGGTGGTCTCTTTCCAAGAATGGTTGTCCTTTTCCTCGAATTTGCACAAAGACGAGTTGCCTGTGATCAACCAAAGCTCTGGGCTAACTTTGCTCGTTTCTTTGTGGGAGATCATACTGCAGTCGATTTTGTTTGCTACAAGCGTGTGATCAAAGTAGACGTTTGGAATTACATCGATCAAATTATGAACCCTGTGTATACCGAGCCTAACGTTTGCAGAGAGGTCTTAAG CTTTTTGAAGACTACTTTGGAGAGGCTGCACGAGGAGAACCATTGGCTGCAAACAGTATCATGGGATCTCTGCGCGAGATGCAATTTGTGTCGGCCCCAGATTGTTCCTGGAACCACAAAGTGTTATTGGCATGCGAAAGCAGATTGTTGCCATGATGATTGTGCGCATTATGTTTCCTTGACAAGGAAGCCTGTTGTTTGCTCGCATACGCTGAGGCGTACACCGCTTTGTCCGCCCAGGACTTGGAGTCAG GTCTTGGATGATGCCAATGACAAAAACTACAGTGGCCAGTCTTTACAAAGCTTTCCTCAGACTGAGG GGGTCTCTTCTTTAGCGCGATGCAGTTCTATTTATTTTGGAAAGCGAGTACTACCGTACCAGACTGCGCAATCAATGGTTCCTGCTAAGATTGCTCGCACAG ATTTCGATAGACCAGAGACAAACCAAGGAGGGGAGACGTTCATTCCCGAGGAAGTGTCTCTCGCAG gaaaaaaattgaaagaaagcaCTCTACGTAGTGATGATCACCAGGGACTGTCGAACTCCATCTCAAAAGACTGGAGGAAGCTTGGACGCCGGCTGGGTATTCTCGAGGAAGACCTTGATAACATTGATGAAAGGAGACGTGATCTTTGTGAGAAGGCTTATCAAATGTTACGGTTGTGGAAGGAAAAAAACGCTTCGAATGCCACGTATCGTGTTCTGTGCCAAGCATTGTGCCACGAGTGTTTAAATCGAAGAGACTTAGCTGAAAGATTTTGCTTTCGCTAA
- the LOC131793386 gene encoding uncharacterized protein: MSADLGAIKRKLGPRKRHVNLNIQAAKEVKQRPIEGDLDLEQLLDDTREKRDQLQQHLTVYKSLRTQLEETAQSIGKREHDKVMEDYDDYADLTLEAEQLVVGLSSRMDMIKDRMEFKLRRGSVKVNIELEEKMLEIERQKAEIEHRKLQIEAERLNLEKEKLKKKLEVETAKQGMKSNTVKLPKLDFNKFSGELLKWQEFWDSFESAIHSNASLNPVEKMNYLRAKLEGEAEEVISGLTLTNANYEEAIRLLQKRFGQNEIIINAHYTSLMDMPASSSSTSALRTRYDSIEKHLRSLQALGENVNTKMLVSLIMTKLPKDVITHLTDHKEDGQEWTVQLLRDKLHRFITNRENAERQCGIKDDSKHTARSMWLTSEDKEGKTTTETLFSVTKPSKDQKVRRRDICVYCQGKHWSDECKKYATVAARKEKIKGQCFICLKPGHHQKDCKTNKVCVHCQQKKKHHRSLCINKFQEKPAETAHVVTETISPVTENTLLASDEQVLMQTATVEVENLEKSGKQTIRLLLDTGSQRSYITEQLADKLQLPIKGSETLTVYTFNTSKPRQLQTPVTELRLLTKDGSSLHLRVNVVPKITGTLQRACFDTKKIEHLLKDITLADSIPTSKETASLELLLGSDYYCDIFSGDIQMKQVVPGLNLIASKLGWILTGRIKCQEAQSAPSISMLTYTSSPVSAHLASQFNVQTLPTEQKPQLDDFWKLETLGISEPVSVNDDDQALQKFNDTVRFEDGRYQVTWPWKKESPSLPTNYQLALGRLRCLTNRLAKNPEHLTKYNAVIQDQLHKGIVEIVPDEESVNTLKHYIPHHEIVTPEKTTTELRIVFDASAKTKKGSQSLNENLHRGPIILEDLCGLLMRFRINRVALIADVEKAFHQVGLQPEDRDVTRFLWLKDATKPTLENNVQELRFTRVPFGMISSPFLLAATVKYHLNKADTPVAKKISDNMYVDNMVTGVATSEQAVEFYKEAKSLFQSSSMNLREWASNSKEFLQNIPESDQTRGDTMKILGTTWNMTSDTIFVNGSETSSCPVTSKREALQSISRIYDPLGFFSPVTLNGKLFLQELWKNELDWDETLSELQQQQWYKIQDDHTPLSSIPVPRYIGIGTENKLFCFTDASAKAYSAAVYLYSSVGKTANVNLVFSKARVAPTKQLSIPRLELLAVVIGTRCLNYVTEQLQLTVTDRVLWTDSQCVLHWMKSHKPLPVFVQNRLKEIKSHKDIKFRYVTTTQNPADLATRGVSAEALIDNQLWWHGPSWLSDDETKWPSWDFQQIDDNTLDQMAKQAGSPQIMYETSALIEMENKQEHSVKPVAPFEVNEKNYSCLTRLLRVTAWALRFILKVKKKSTGKEELKAEEIEHAKLMWERHVQNSSFPSEINAVKKNFKNNLKDQLGLQLDQNGILRCHGRMIRENLPESYIFPKLLPKNHAFTSLLINSFHEKLMHAGVSHTLSAIRREFWIPQGRTTVRNVLLNCRRCRRHQGGPYKMPKMAPYPPSRIEESSPFTYTGLDYLGPLYVKVNGVTQKVWVCLFTCLAVRAVHLEVIHDLSAQQFVLCLRRFIARRGKPKEIISDNASQFKLAKSTVEEAWQFATTSLDTQSYLANEGITWSFIIELAPWMGGFYERLVGLVKQALRKSIGKICLNIVQLETILTEIEAVINSRPLVYVGADLKSGFALTPGDFLSLNPKTGVPFLETEDEQLQDPDFVEKLSSAKKLLETWKKGQKHLNTFWKLWFDEYVLSLRERSQRYLKAPRVQAKVQPTKGDVVLLKESSPRGTWKLAMIEEIITSKDNEVRAATIRTATGKLLNRPLNFLCPLECEGVREESNECTEPRSSSEEQHDVPKQKSGIEPAEKRPLRRAAAEARRKLNRLLNT; the protein is encoded by the coding sequence ATGTCAGCCGACTTGGGCGCGATTAAAAGAAAGCTCGGTCCAAGAAAACGGCACGTGAATCTCAATATTCAAGCGGCAAAAGAAGTTAAACAACGTCCCATAGAAGGTGATCTCGATCTCGAACAACTACTGGATGACACTCGCGAGAAAAGGGATCAGTTACAACAACATTTAACCGTCTATAAATCCCTTCGTACTCAACTCGAAGAAACCGCGCAATCTATTGGAAAAAGAGAGCACGACAAGGTGATGGAAGATTATGATGATTACGCCGATCTTACACTAGAAGCCGAGCAACTCGTTGTGGGACTTTCCTCGAGAATGGACATGATCAAAGACAGAATGGAATTTAAGCTCAGACGAGGAAGTGTGAAAGTAAACATTGAACTGGAGGAGAAGATGCTGGAAATCGAGCGACAAAAAGCCGAAATTGAACACCGAAAGTTACAAATTGAAGCAGAGAGACTaaacctggaaaaagaaaaactaaagaagaaacTTGAAGTAGAAACTGCGAAACAAGGTATGAAAAGTAACACTGTAAAATTGCCGAAGCttgatttcaataaatttagtGGGGAACTACTGAAGTGGCAGGAATTCTGGGATTCATTTGAATCTGCAATACACTCGAACGCCTCGCTTAACCCAGTCGAGAAAATGAATTACCTAAGAGCTAAATTAGAGGGAGAAGCTGAAGAAGTAATCTCAGGATTAACCTTGACAAATGCCAACTATGAAGAAGCAATCAGACTATTGCAAAAACGCTTTGGTCAAAATGAAATCATCATCAATGCTCATTACACTAGTCTCATGGATATGCCTGCTTCCTCTAGTAGTACATCAGCCTTACGTACAAGGTATGATTCAATCGAGAAACACCTCAGATCATTACAAGCCCTAGGAGAAAatgtaaacacaaaaatgcTTGTTTCTCTTATCATGACAAAACTACCCAAAGATGTGATAACTCACCTGACTGACCACAAAGAAGATGGTCAAGAATGGACAGTGCAGCTTTTGAGAGACAAGTTGCATAGATTCATCACAAACAGAGAAAATGCTGAGAGACAGTGTGGCATCAAAGATGACAGTAAACACACTGCAAGAAGCATGTGGCTCACATCTGAAGATAAAGAAGGTAAAACTACCACTGAAACACTGTTCTCTGTTACCAAGCCTTCCAAAGATCAGAAAGTCAGAAGAAGAGATATCTGTGTCTACTGTCAAGGCAAACACTGGAGCGATGAGTGCAAAAAGTATGCCACTGTggcagcaagaaaagaaaaaataaagggacAATGTTTCATTTGCCTAAAACCAGGCCATCATCAGAAGGATTGCAAAACCAATAAAGTGTGTGTTCACTGCCAACAGAAGAAAAAGCACCACAGAAGTCTCTgcattaacaaatttcaagagaaaCCTGCAGAAACTGCACATGTAGTGACTGAAACCATATCCCCTGTAACAGAAAATACCCTACTAGCTTCAGATGAGCAAGTTCTGATGCAAACAGCCACAGTAGAAgttgaaaatcttgaaaaatctgGAAAACAGACCATCAGATTGCTCTTGGATACCGGTAGCCAAAGATCATACATCACTGAACAGTTGGCAGATAAACTTCAATTGCCAATTAAAGGATCTGAGACCCTGACTGTGTACACATTCAACACATCCAAACCCAGACAGCTGCAAACTCCTGTTACTGAACTCAGACTGTTGACAAAAGATGGATCATCCCTGCACTTGAGAGTAAATGTTGTACCAAAGATAACCGGTACTTTACAAAGAGCATGCTTtgacacaaagaaaattgaacacCTTCTTAAGGACATTACTCTTGCTGACTCAATCCCTACTTCAAAGGAAACTGCAAGTTTAGAGCTACTACTTGGAAGTGATTATTACTGTGACATTTTCTCTGGTGATATACAAATGAAACAAGTTGTTCCAGGATTAAACCTCATAGCATCCAAGTTGGGATGGATACTCACAGGCAGAATTAAGTGTCAAGAAGCTCAATCTGCTCCTTCAATTTCAATGCTGACATACACATCCAGTCCAGTCAGTGCACATCTTGCTTCTCAGTTCAATGTCCAAACACTACCAACCGAACAGAAACCACAGTTGGACGATTTCTGGAAACTTGAAACACTTGGAATCAGTGAGCCCGTGAGTGTAAATGATGACGACCAAGCCCTTCAGAAATTTAATGACACAGTCAGATTTGAAGATGGCAGATACCAGGTAACCTGGCCATGGAAAAAAGAATCCCCTTCACTGCCAACAAATTACCAACTTGCATTGGGAAGGTTGAGATGCCTTACCAATAGACTTGCCAAAAACCCAGAACATCTGACCAAATATAATGCTGTAATCCAGGACCAGCTTCACAAGGGTATTGTTGAAATTGTACCTGATGAAGAATCTGTAAACACATTGAAGCACTACATCCCACACCATGAGATTGTGACACCTGAGAAGACCACAACAGAATTACGCATTGTCTTTGATGCTTCAgccaaaaccaaaaaaggaagCCAAAGCCTAAATGAAAACCTACACCGTGGTCCAATAATACTGGAAGATTTATGTGGACTCCTGATGAGGTTCAGAATTAACAGAGTGGCGCTAATTGCTGATGTCGAAAAAGCATTTCATCAAGTGGGGCTTCAACCTGAAGACAGAGATGTAACACGATTTCTCTGGTTAAAAGATGCCACAAAGCCCACCCTAGAAAACAATGTACAGGAACTGAGATTCACCCGAGTTCcatttggaatgatttcaagCCCATTCCTGCTGGCTGCAACAGTCAAGTATCATCTAAACAAAGCAGATACCCCAGTAGCCAAGAAGATTTCAGACAACATGTATGTGGACAACATGGTCACAGGAGTTGCCACATCAGAACAAGCAGTCGAATTCTACAAGGAAGCTAAGTCTCTTTTCCAGTCTTCATCGATGAATCTCCGTGAGTGGGCATCAAACTCTAAAGAATTCCTTCAGAACATTCCAGAAAGTGACCAAACAAGGGGAGACACCATGAAAATCCTTGGAACCACCTGGAACATGACCAGTGACACAATCTTTGTCAATGGATCTGAAACATCATCCTGTCCAGTCACCTCAAAACGAGAAGCATTACAGTCTATCAGCAGAATCTATGATCCATTAGGATTTTTTTCTCCAGTTACATTAAACGGAAAACTGTTTCTCCAAGAACTTTGGAAAAACGAGTTAGACTGGGACGAAACACTCTCAGAATTACAACAGCAACAGTGGTACAAGATACAGGATGACCACACCCCACTGTCCTCAATTCCTGTGCCTAGATACATTGGTATAGGcactgaaaacaaactgttctgtTTCACCGATGCCTCAGCTAAAGCATACTCAGCAGCCGTATACCTGTACTCCTCAGTTGGCAAAACTGCCAATGTAAACCTGGTATTCTCTAAAGCTCGTGTTGCCCCAACAAAGCAACTCAGTATTCCAAGACTGGAATTACTAGCTGTTGTTATTGGAACAAGGTGCCTGAACTATGTAACTGAACAACTGCAGTTGACAGTGACTGACCGAGTACTGTGGACAGACTCACAGTGCGTTCTTCATTGGATGAAAAGCCACAAACCGCTGCCCGTCTTTGTCCAAAACAGGCTGAAAGAAATAAAGTCACACAAGGACATCAAGTTCAGATATGTAACCACAACTCAAAATCCAGCTGACTTAGCCACTAGAGGTGTTTCTGCAGAAGCCCTCATCGACAATCAACTGTGGTGGCATGGACCATCTTGGCTCAGTGATGATGAAACCAAATGGCCTTCATGGGACTTTCAGCAGATAGATGACAACACGCTGGACCAGATGGCCAAACAAGCTGGTAGTCCACAGATCATGTACGAGACTTCAGCCTtgattgaaatggaaaacaaacaagaacactCTGTAAAGCCAGTTGCACCTTTTGAAGTGAATGAAAAGAACTATTCTTGCCTGACAAGACTTCTCAGAGTGACTGCGTGGGCCTTACGATTCATCCTGAAAGTTAAGAAGAAGAGTACAGGAAAAGAAGAACTTAAAGCCGAAGAAATTGAACACGCAAAATTGATGTGGGAGAGACATGTTCAGAACAGTAGTTTTCCATCAGAGATCAATGCAGTTAAGAAGAACTTCAAGAACAATCTGAAGGATCAACTAGGCCTACAGTTAGATCAAAATGGAATCCTCCGTTGCCATGGTAGAATGATCAGAGAAAACCTTCCAGAAAGTTATATCTTCCCAAAGCTTCTACCAAAGAACCATGCCTTTACCAGCTTACTCATTAACAGTTTCCATGAAAAACTGATGCATGCTGGAGTATCCCATACACTGTCAGCTATCAGACGAGAATTCTGGATCCCACAAGGAAGAACAACGGTGAGAAACGTTCTCCTGAACTGTCGTAGATGTAGAAGACATCAAGGAGGCCCATACAAAATGCCCAAGATGGCTCCGTACCCACCTTCAAGAATAGAAGAGTCTTCACCCTTTACATACACAGGCCTTGACTATTTGGGACCCTTGTATGTCAAAGTGAATGGAGTAACACAGAAAGTTTGGGTCTGCCTATTTACCTGTTTAGCAGTCAGAGCTGTACATTTAGAAGTCATCCATGACTTGTCGGCACAACAGTTTGTTTTGTGTCTTAGAAGATTTATTGCCAGACGTGGCAAGCCTAAAGAGATTATTTCTGACAATGCTTCACAGTTCAAGCTAGCAAAGTCCACGGTTGAAGAAGCATGGCAGTTTGCAACAACTAGCCTCGACACACAGAGTTACTTAGCCAACGAAGGAATTACATGGAGCTTTATTATTGAACTGGCCCCCTGGATGGGAGGCTTCTATGAACGTCTTGTGGGACTTGTAAAACAAGCTCTCCGAAAGAGTATTGGCAAGATCTGTTTGAACATTGTCCAGTTGGAAACTATTCTTACGGAAATCGAAGCAGTCATAAATTCACGACCACTAGTGTATGTGGGAGCTGATCTGAAATCTGGATTTGCACTAACCCCTGGTGACTTCCTTAGTCTAAACCCGAAAACCGGTGTACCATTCCTAGAAACAGAAGATGAACAACTGCAAGATCCAGACTTCGTTGAAAAACTCAGTTCAGCCAAGAAGCTTCTTGAAACATGGAAAAAAGGACAGAAACATCTTAACACATTCTGGAAACTGTGGTTTGATGAATATGTGCTAAGTCTCCGTGAAAGAAGCCAGAGGTACTTAAAAGCCCCTAGAGTTCAAGCAAAAGTTCAACCTACAAAGGGAGATGTCGTGCTACTAAAAGAAAGTTCACCAAGAGGAACCTGGAAACTAGCAATGATTGAAGAAATCATCACAAGCAAAGATAACGAAGTACGAGCGGCCACTATCCGAACAGCAACAGGAAAGCTGCTGAACCGACCATTGAACTTTCTGTGTCCTTTGGAGTGCGAAGGAGTGAGAGAAGAGTCTAACGAGTGTACCGAGCCTAGAAGTAGCAGTGAAGAGCAGCATGATGTACCCAAGCAGAAGAGCGGAATTGAACCTGCCGAGAAACGCCCTCTTCGCAGAGCTGCAGCCGAAGCAAGAAGAAAGCTTAACAGATTACTGAACACTTAG